A stretch of DNA from Catenulispora acidiphila DSM 44928:
CTGGTTGGCCTGGGTCGGGATGTCGTTGTTGGCGTACTCCAGGTCCACCTTGTAGCCGAGCTTCTCCAGCCCGGCCTTGACGTTGTCGCCGTCGTGGATCCAGCGCTCCGAGGAGCGGGTCGGCATCGTGACGCCGACCAGCGCGCCGGCAGCCGAACCGCCGGAGGCGGCGGCCTTGTCCGCGGTCTTGGTGCTGGACCCGCAGGCCGCGAGAGTGGTGGCGAGCGCAACACCGGTGACGGCGGCGGCGATCTTGCTGAGGTTCACGTCGCTCCTTCGGATAAGTATCGGGAGGGGGTTCGGTGCACAGGAACGAGTCGCCGCTGTCGACGACGGCTTCGTGGGACGAGAGTGTTACCGGTAACTCAAGGGCTGTCAAGGGCTCGGCGGGAGCCCCGAGGTCAGAAGGGTGCGCTGGTCACAGGCAGGTGTTATCGCTAACATGACTCCGTTCGCGGAGGCTGCGGCGATCCGTGGCGGCAGGACAGAGTCGGCGGAGCCGGAGACGGCGCCGCGAGCGCTCGCCACCGGCTTCGAGGAGTCCTGGATCGGTTTCGTAGGACGTGGTGGCCGCGCTGAACGGCATCCGACGACCACGCCCGGCGTGCCTGCTCGCCGAACTCGCCGCGGTGGTCCAAGGCGTGGTCGGCGGTGTGATCGACATCAGTGTGTCGCCAAGATGGGAGTCCCAGCGGGCGTCGTGGTGACAGCCGGCGCACAAGACAGGGACCCGGCATGACAGACATCCGCATCCGCCCGGCGGCTCCGAACGACGCGGCGGCGGTCGCCCGCCTGCACGCCGACAGTTGGCGCCGCCACTATCGCGGCGCCTACGCCGACGCCTTCCTCGACGGCGACGTCCTGTCAGACCGCCTGGCGCTCTGGGAAGCCCGCCTTGCCGCTCCTGACAATGCCCTGACATTGCTGGCCGAGGACTCCGACGAGCACGCCACGGCGTTCGTCCACGTGGTCTTCGACGACGACCCGGTGTGGGGCAGCCTGATCGACAACCTGCACGTCACGCTGACCCGGCAGCGCTCGGGCGTCGGGCGGCTGCTGTTGGAACAGGCGGCCCAGGCGGCGGCTGACGCCTCGCCCACGCGCGGCCTGTATCTGTGGGTGCTGCGGCAGAACGACGCCGCCCAAGCCTTCTACCAGACGATGGGAGGCAAGATCGTGGAGGAGGCGAAGGTCGGGGCGCCGAACGGGATCGCCGGGCGGCTGGTCGGCGAGCCGGTCAAGCTGCGGGTCGCGTGGTCCGACGCCGGCGAGGTCGGGAGCGGACGCCTCTGACCTTGCTGGACGCGCGTCACGGAGCGGTGTGCTCGAGACTGTCAGGACTGCTGTGCTCGAGAGGGCCAGGGCTGCTGCTCCGCACGACGCCGCGCATCAGGGCTCTGGCCAACGTCGCGCCCGACGCGATCGCGACCACATGCACGACGGCCGCCACGGCCAGGTTCTCCGGCAGGGAAATGTCCGCCGGGCGCGCGATCATCAGGTAGAGCGTGATGGCCAGCTTCCAGCCGCTCCAGGCGAACAGCGATCCCGAACCGATCCAGGCCGCCGCGACCAGGAGCCATCGCGGCGTCTTGGTCCGCTCCCGGGTCCATAGCGCGTAGGTGGCCGCGCCCGCGATGAGGGACCAGGTGCCGTCGACCGCGTAGAGGGCGCGCCAGCTGGCATCGGCCTCGCCGACGTGCGTCACGCCGAGATCGGATCCCACCGCCCAGGTCAGCCAGAACACGCCGACGGCCGCGGTGCCCAGGACCGCCGCACGCAGCCGCCGGGGATCGGCCGGGTCCACGCGGCCGGCGAACGTCGCGGGCCAGCGGCGGCGCAGGTACGCCGGCAGCCCGAGCGCCAGTCCCAGTCCCATGCCGACGAAGCCGATCTCGATCAGCGCGGCTTCCCAGCCGGGCATCGTCGCGTCATTGCTGCTCTTCGGCTTGACGTCGGCGGCGTGCGTGAACAGGGAGCTGAGCATCGCGTACGGCAGCATCGGGACCAGGAACCCGACCGCCAACCACGCGCACAGCACCAAAGGGCGCCCGGGAACCCGCAGTCCCCACGGCCGCACCAGGCTCAGCGCCACCAGGATGCCGGCACTGGCCATGCCGATGGTGACGGTGTTCAACACGACCCAGCCGGCGGTGTTGAACCCCGCACCGATCGGCAGCGCCCCCACCAGGGAGCCGAGCACCCACGATGCTTTGATCACCACGTACGGCGCCAACGCGAGCGCCGCCGCGTACGCGGCGAACCGCCCGATCCGGTCCCACATTTCCATGATTCCTCCCCGTTGCCGACCCCCCGTTCAAAGATCACACCGAATACGGGCCCGCACATCAGACCGCAGGGGTAACGAAGGTGGTGGGAGGGGCATCCTTGGGAGGTAGCAGCCTTGTCATCCCGAAGGCGCACCGAGGCACAGTCGCGCCACCGGACCTGCGGAATACGTGCCGGTGACCGCCGGACCGCAGCCCCGGCGAGAGGCTGCCGTCGCCGCTCAGGGCTCAGGGGCTCAGCCGCTCAGGGCTCAAGGCTCAGGCCACTGTCCCTCGATGAACGCCAGGAACCGTGCCGCCGCCGGAGCCAGCGCCTGGTCGGTACGCCAGGTCAGGCCGACGGTGCGGCGGGCTGCCGGGGTGGTCAGGGCGATGGCGACGGTACCGCTCGGGCCGACCAGCTGCTCGGGGATGACCGCGACGCCGAGCCCCGCGGCGACCAGGCCTTCGATGGTGGACAGGTCGGCGCTCTCGAAGGAGATCCTGGGGACCACGCCGGCCTCGGCGAGCAGGCGGTCGACCAGGGTGCGGAAGCCGAAGCCGACCGGGGTCATGACCAGTTCCTCGTCGGCGAGTTCGCTCAGGGCGACGCGCTTGCGGGCGTGCAGGCGGTGCGTCGGCGGGACCGCCAGGACCAGCCGTTCGCGGTGCAGCGGCAGCCAGCCGAAGTCGCCGGCCGGACGCGGGAAGGTCACCGCGAGCTCGGCGGCGCCGGTGCGCAGGTCGGCGAGGATGGCGTGGCCGGGCTCTTGGCTCAGCAGGACGCGGACGCCCGGGGCGTGGAGGTGGAACGCGCGCAGCAGCTGCGGGACCAGGGAGGTGCCCATCGAGTCCAGGAAGGCGAGGCGGACCACGCCGCCGTCGGGATCCAGGCGCGCCGACAGCTCGGTGGTCAGCTGCTCGTAGCGGGCGAGCAGATCGCGGGCGGCGGCCACCACGAGGTCGCCGTTGGGATTCGGGGCGACGCCGTCCGGCGCGCGCTCGAACAGCCGGGTCCCCAGCTCCGCCTCGACCCGCGCCAGCGCTCGGGACAGCGTGGGCTGGCTGACGCCCAGGATCGCGGCGGTATCGGTCATGTGCCGGTGGTCGGCGAGAGCGACGAACCAGCTGAGATCGCGCAGCAGCACGGCGTCCACGATACGCCGGTCGATACGCATCACGCATCGAGAAGGCCCACTTCATTCATTGGACGCATCGAGCGGGCAGCGCGATCATCGTGCCCGTGACCACAGTCGAACATCAGGGACACCTGCCCGGTACCGCCGAATACCGCCGTGTCCTCACCGCCCTGTTCGCCGCCGGCATCGCCACCTTCGTCCTGCTCTACGACACCCAGGCGCTGCTCCCCGACCTCGCGCACGCCTTCCACGTCTCCCCGGCCGAAAGCACGCTCTCGGTCTCGGCGACCACCGTCGGCCTGGCCGTGGCGCTGCTGGTGTTCGGACCGCTGTCCGAAGCGCTGGGTCGCACGGTCCTGATCCGCTTCTCCATGGCCGCCTCGGCGGTGCTGGCGCTCGCCTGCGCGGCGGCTCCCACCTGGGACTCGCTGATCGCGATCCGGCTGCTGGCCGGGGTGGCGCTCGCGGGTCTGCCGGCGGTCGCCACCGCCTACCTGCGCGAGGAGATGCACCCCTCGGCGCAGGCGCGCGCCGCAGGGCTCTACATCGGCGGGACCGCGATCGGCGGGATGGCGGCGCGGCTGGTCACGGCGCCGATCGCCGAGGCGGCGGGGTGGCGGTGGGCGCTGCTGGCCGCTGCGGCGCTGTCCACGGCGTGCGCGGTCGTCGTCGCGGTCACCCTGCCGCCGTCGCGCCACTTCGTGGCGACCCGGCTGCGCGGCCGGACCGTGCTCGCGATGCAGCGCCGGGCCCTGGCGGACCCGGCGCTGCTGGCTCTGTACGCGCTCGGCGCCTGCGCGGTCGGCGCGCTGGTGGCGGTGTTCAACGCGGTGGGCTTTCGGCTCACCGCCGCGCCGTTCCACCTGGGGGTCGGGCTGGTGAGCCTGATATTCCTGACCTACTCGCTGGGGACCGTCAGCTCGACGGTGTCCGGGCGGCTGGCCGACCGGCTCGGGCGGCGGGCGATCGCGCCGATCGGGTGCGCGGTCGCCTTCGGCGGGGTACTGCTGACGCTGACCGGCTCGCTGCCGGTGGTGATCGTCGGGATCGCGGCGCTGACCGTCGGGTTCTTCGCCGTGCACGGCCTGGCCAGCGGCTGGGTGACGGCGCGCTCGCACGCCTCCGGCGCCAGTCCCAGCCAGGCCGCGGCGTTCTATCTGTTCTCGTACTACGTCGGCTCGTCGGTCTTCGGCAACATGGGCGGCCGGGCCTGGTCGGCCGACGGGTGGCCGGGCGTGGTCACGGTAGCGGGCTCGTTGCTGGGGATCGCTGGAGTACTAGCGCTGGCGCTGCGTCGGATCCCGCCGCTGGTCCCGCCGTCGCCGGCGGCCGTGCCGTGAGCGCCGGGACGGGACCGGCGACCCCGCTGCCGAGGTGGTTGAACACCACGTTCAGGGTGAACGCCACCACCACCGCGATGGTGATCGGGCTGCCGAAGACGATCTGGGCCCAGTCCGGGAACTTCTCGAAGAAGATCGAGTTCCCGAAGCGGTCGGAGGCGTAGGCGGGCAGCAGGGACAGGCCGAGCGAGGTCGCCACGATGAGCAGGTTGTGGTTGCCGTGGAACTCGGCCTTCTTCAGCGTCTGGATGCCCACGGCGGTGACGGTCGCGAACATCACCAGCGCCGCTCCCCCGACCACGAACTCCGGCACGGCGGCCACGAACGCGCCGACCTTCGGGATCACCCCCATCACCACCAGCAGCCCGCCGGTGACCGCGGTGACCCAGCGGGAGCGCACCCCGGTCATCTGCACCAGGCCGACGTTCTCGGCGAACAGCGTGTCGGGGAAGGAGTTCATCGAGCCGCCGAGCAGCGCCGAGAGCCCGTCGGCGGCCAGGCCGCGGGTGATGTCGGCGCCGGTGAGCTCCTTGCCGGTCATCTCGGCGACCGCGATCATGTCGGCGGTCGATTCCGTGTACGTGACCAGCATGACGATGCACATCGAGATGACCGCGGCGGCGTCGAAGCGCGGCGCGCCGAAGTGGAAGGGTGCTGCGAAGCCGAGCCAGTCGGCGTGGCCGACGGTGGACAGGTCCCAGGAGTGGGTGCGAGTACTGCCGGACCAGCTGTGGGTGAACAGGGCCAGCAGCGCGCCGATGGCGATGGCCAGCAGCGGGGCTATCTGGCCGAGGAAGCCGCGCAGGGTGCGGGCCAGGACCAGGATGCCGAAGACCACCGCGAAGGCGACCATGATGTGCGAGACCTGGCCGTAGTGCGGGTCCTCGGTGTCGTGTCCGGCGATCATCGCGGCGGCCGGACCGATCAGCGAGAGCCCGATGACGGTGATGACGATCCCGGCCACCAGCGGCGGGAAGAAGCGGATCACCTTGGCGAAGGGTTTGGCGATCAGCAGCCCGAAGACGCCGGAGCAGAGCATCGCGCCGTAGACGTAGGGCAGTCCCTTCTCGCCGCCGAACTTCGCGGCGATGGTGATCATCGGCGGGATGACGGTGAACGTCGCGCCGGCGACTACCGGCAGCCGCACACCGAACAGCGTGCCGATGCCGACCGCCTGGATCAGCGTGGCGATGCCGGCGACCAGCAGGTCGGCGTTCACCAGCAGGGCGATGGTGGCGGCGGAGAGCTTGAGCGCGCCGCCGACGACGAACGGGACGGCGATGGCGCCGGCGTACATGATGAACAGGTGCTGCAGGCCGAGGACGGCCAGGCGGGGCGGCGGGAGGACTTCGTCGACGGGGTGGACCGAACGCACCGGCTGAACCGGATGCGTCGGCTGGGCCGGTGGTAGCGGGGGTTTGGCACTATCGCGCGTGCCGCTTTCGGAGGTGCTCATGGAGGGGCTCCCTTGGCGTGAGGGGTTTATCGCTGAGCCGTGCGCGCTGTGTGTGCTATTTGTGCTGTGCTTCCGCTGCGTTCGTACTGCGTTTGTGCTGCGTGGATGCGAAGCTAGTCCGCCGCCGAACACCCGGTCAACGACAATCATCGAGTTTTTCGATGGTGGAGCAGGATTCGTACCTTCCCACAATGCAGTTCTCTGCGAAAAGGGAAATGGGCATGGCGATACCCTCGCCGTCGAATTCCTTACGGCGAGGGAATGCCATACCGAGTGTTTATGTGCTATGCGTGCTCCGCCCAGCGAGTGCGGACGGCGGTCAGGCCGGCGTCGGTGAGGCTGCCGAAGGCGCGCAGGCGTGCCACTCCCCCGTCGGGACGTACTTCCAGGCGCAGGTGCGTGACGGGGCGCGCGCCTTCGAGCCGGAAGCGGTGCTTGTAGTCGGGGAGCATGCGGGTCTGCGCGATGACCTCGAACCAGTTCGAGCCCGCTTCCTGGCCTGGGCGATCCGCACCGAGCAGGACGATGTGATCTGGGGCGTTGCCCTTGTAGTTGGCGGTATCGATCTCGATGACGGCCGGGACGCCTTGCGCGACCAGGCGTACCTCTATCCAGTCGCCGGCGTCGTCGCGGCGGCGCGCGGTCTCCCAGCCTTCGCCCATGACGCGGGACTCGGCCGGTTTGATCAGGTTCTCGGGCGCGGAGAAGAACATGTTGGAGGCGGCCACGATGCGCGCGCCGTTGGTCAGGGCGGCGAGATCGACGGGGACACCGGCGAGGAAGACGGGGTCGGGGACGGCTTCGCCGTAGACGCGGAAGCGGGCTATGCCGCCGTCGGGGATCATGGCGAGGCGGACGTGGGTGAAGCGGCGGCCGGTGATCTCCGCCTCGAAGTGCTGCTCGGAGCCGCCGGACAGCGGGCTGGTCGGGACGATCTCGGTCCACTCGGCGGCCAGCAGGTCCGCCGGAGTCGGGAAGCCGGGGACGCTCGCTGCTTCGACGCGGGCGTGGGGCGGGTAGTTGCCGAGGAAGAAGGCGGTGTCGATGGTGACGCCGCGGATGACGCCAGGAAGGCCGAGCCGGACGATCGCCGAGTCGTGCTCCGTGCCCTCGACTCCGGGTCCGCCGGGGCGTCTGCGGCGGGTCTCCCAGCCGTCGACGACCTGGCCTTTGTGGCCGAAGGTGGCGGGTGAGAAAGTCGGCGGTTCGGGGCGGATCAGCGATTCCTTCTCGCCGAAGAACTCGTCGTTGGCCCAGACCACGGCGCCTCCGACGTCCCGGGCGGCGAGGTCGGTCAGCTGGGTGAAGGACGGGGTGTCGCTCATCGGACCTCCGGGTGCGTGAGGAATCCTCCGCGCGGGACGTCGGTCACCGGCTCGCCGCGCAGGTAGGTGGCACGCACGACGCCGTGCAACTCGCGTCCGGCGTAGGGCGTGACAGGGTTCTTGTGGTGCAGGTTCGCGGGGTCGACGGTGAAGGCCGCTTCGGGGTCGAAGGCCACCAGGTCGGCGTCGTAGCCCACGGCGATGCGGCCCTTGCCCGCCAGCCCGACCAGCTCGGCGGGACGCGCGGCCATCCAGCGCGCGACGTCGGCCAGCCCGAACCCGCGCGCCCGCGCACCGGTCCACACCGCCGCCAGCCCGAGCTGGAGCGAGGAGATCCCGCCCCACGCCGCGCCGAAGTCGCCGGAGTCCAGGCGCTTGAGGTCGGGCGTGGAGGGCGAGTGGTCGGACACGACGACGTCGATCAAGCCGTCGGCGAGCGCCGCCCACAACGCCTCCCGGTCGGCGGCGTCCCGGATCGGCGGGCAGCACTTGAACTGCGTGGCGCCGTCCCGGATCTCGTCGGCGCTGAAGGTGAGGTAGTGCGGGCACGTCTCGGCGCTGATGCGCACGCCGTCCGCCTTGGCAGCGGCCAGCCGCGGCAACGCTTCGGCAGCGGCGAGATGCAGGATGTGGACACGCGCGCGGTAGGCCCGGGCGGCATCGATGACATCGGCGATGGCACTGTCCTCAGCCACCGCCGGACGCGAGGCGAGGAAATCGCGATAGCGGACACTGGAAGGCGCGGCACCGAGCGCTTCGGCGTTTTCGGCATGCACGATGAGAAGTCCGCCGAACCGCGCGATCTCCCGCATTGCCAGCCGCATTTCCGCGACACTGAGCTCGGGAAACTCCTCAACCCCGGAATCGGCAAGGAAGCACTTGAACCCGAACACCCCACTGCGATGCAACGGACGCAACGCCGCGCCATTACCGGGAATCGCACCACCCCAGAACCCGACATCGACGAAGCACTTCCCCTCAGCCGCCTTCCGCTTGACCGCCAACGCCGGCACATCCACCGTCGGCGGAATCGAGTTGAGCGGCATGTCGATCAGTGTCGTGACACCCCCCGCCGCCGCCGCACGCGTCGCGGAGGCGAAGCCCTCCCAGCGCGTCCGGCCCGGCTCGTTGACGTGGACGTGCGTATCCACCAACCCGGGCAGCAACGCGGTATCGGCGAGATCGAGATCAACGCGCGCACCGAAAGCAGCCCGATGATCGCCGACCTCCGCAATACGCCCACGCCGAACCGCAACGGCAGCAGGCCGCACACCATCAGGCAGCACAGCACGCGTCGAACGCAGAACGAGATCGAAGGGCCCGCTCACAACGCCACCCCAGCCAGCACATCGGCAGCAAGCCGCTCCAACAGCGGACCGGCATTGAGCACGCACCGATCAAGTTCAGGCTCGATACCACTGAGCGTATAGGCGGCCCGAATCCCAGCAGCCGCAAGCTCAGCCGCAGTCAGGCTGCACACCCCCGCCACCGCGACGACAGGAACACCGACCCGCGCAGCAGCACGCGCCACACCCGCAGGCGCCTTACCCCGCAACGACTGCGGATCAAGCGACCCCTCACCCGTGATGACCAACCGCGCGCCGGCAGCCTTGCCGGCGAAATCGGCGAGCTCCAGAACGATGTCGATGCCTGGCTCCAAGCGCGCGCCAAACAAGGCGAGGGCGCCGAAGCCGATACCGCCAGCCG
This window harbors:
- a CDS encoding GNAT family N-acetyltransferase, with protein sequence MTDIRIRPAAPNDAAAVARLHADSWRRHYRGAYADAFLDGDVLSDRLALWEARLAAPDNALTLLAEDSDEHATAFVHVVFDDDPVWGSLIDNLHVTLTRQRSGVGRLLLEQAAQAAADASPTRGLYLWVLRQNDAAQAFYQTMGGKIVEEAKVGAPNGIAGRLVGEPVKLRVAWSDAGEVGSGRL
- the alc gene encoding allantoicase encodes the protein MSDTPSFTQLTDLAARDVGGAVVWANDEFFGEKESLIRPEPPTFSPATFGHKGQVVDGWETRRRRPGGPGVEGTEHDSAIVRLGLPGVIRGVTIDTAFFLGNYPPHARVEAASVPGFPTPADLLAAEWTEIVPTSPLSGGSEQHFEAEITGRRFTHVRLAMIPDGGIARFRVYGEAVPDPVFLAGVPVDLAALTNGARIVAASNMFFSAPENLIKPAESRVMGEGWETARRRDDAGDWIEVRLVAQGVPAVIEIDTANYKGNAPDHIVLLGADRPGQEAGSNWFEVIAQTRMLPDYKHRFRLEGARPVTHLRLEVRPDGGVARLRAFGSLTDAGLTAVRTRWAEHA
- the allB gene encoding allantoinase AllB codes for the protein MSGPFDLVLRSTRAVLPDGVRPAAVAVRRGRIAEVGDHRAAFGARVDLDLADTALLPGLVDTHVHVNEPGRTRWEGFASATRAAAAGGVTTLIDMPLNSIPPTVDVPALAVKRKAAEGKCFVDVGFWGGAIPGNGAALRPLHRSGVFGFKCFLADSGVEEFPELSVAEMRLAMREIARFGGLLIVHAENAEALGAAPSSVRYRDFLASRPAVAEDSAIADVIDAARAYRARVHILHLAAAEALPRLAAAKADGVRISAETCPHYLTFSADEIRDGATQFKCCPPIRDAADREALWAALADGLIDVVVSDHSPSTPDLKRLDSGDFGAAWGGISSLQLGLAAVWTGARARGFGLADVARWMAARPAELVGLAGKGRIAVGYDADLVAFDPEAAFTVDPANLHHKNPVTPYAGRELHGVVRATYLRGEPVTDVPRGGFLTHPEVR
- a CDS encoding LysR family transcriptional regulator → MRIDRRIVDAVLLRDLSWFVALADHRHMTDTAAILGVSQPTLSRALARVEAELGTRLFERAPDGVAPNPNGDLVVAAARDLLARYEQLTTELSARLDPDGGVVRLAFLDSMGTSLVPQLLRAFHLHAPGVRVLLSQEPGHAILADLRTGAAELAVTFPRPAGDFGWLPLHRERLVLAVPPTHRLHARKRVALSELADEELVMTPVGFGFRTLVDRLLAEAGVVPRISFESADLSTIEGLVAAGLGVAVIPEQLVGPSGTVAIALTTPAARRTVGLTWRTDQALAPAAARFLAFIEGQWPEP
- a CDS encoding MFS transporter is translated as MTTVEHQGHLPGTAEYRRVLTALFAAGIATFVLLYDTQALLPDLAHAFHVSPAESTLSVSATTVGLAVALLVFGPLSEALGRTVLIRFSMAASAVLALACAAAPTWDSLIAIRLLAGVALAGLPAVATAYLREEMHPSAQARAAGLYIGGTAIGGMAARLVTAPIAEAAGWRWALLAAAALSTACAVVVAVTLPPSRHFVATRLRGRTVLAMQRRALADPALLALYALGACAVGALVAVFNAVGFRLTAAPFHLGVGLVSLIFLTYSLGTVSSTVSGRLADRLGRRAIAPIGCAVAFGGVLLTLTGSLPVVIVGIAALTVGFFAVHGLASGWVTARSHASGASPSQAAAFYLFSYYVGSSVFGNMGGRAWSADGWPGVVTVAGSLLGIAGVLALALRRIPPLVPPSPAAVP
- a CDS encoding nucleobase:cation symporter-2 family protein; this encodes MSTSESGTRDSAKPPLPPAQPTHPVQPVRSVHPVDEVLPPPRLAVLGLQHLFIMYAGAIAVPFVVGGALKLSAATIALLVNADLLVAGIATLIQAVGIGTLFGVRLPVVAGATFTVIPPMITIAAKFGGEKGLPYVYGAMLCSGVFGLLIAKPFAKVIRFFPPLVAGIVITVIGLSLIGPAAAMIAGHDTEDPHYGQVSHIMVAFAVVFGILVLARTLRGFLGQIAPLLAIAIGALLALFTHSWSGSTRTHSWDLSTVGHADWLGFAAPFHFGAPRFDAAAVISMCIVMLVTYTESTADMIAVAEMTGKELTGADITRGLAADGLSALLGGSMNSFPDTLFAENVGLVQMTGVRSRWVTAVTGGLLVVMGVIPKVGAFVAAVPEFVVGGAALVMFATVTAVGIQTLKKAEFHGNHNLLIVATSLGLSLLPAYASDRFGNSIFFEKFPDWAQIVFGSPITIAVVVAFTLNVVFNHLGSGVAGPVPALTARPPATAGPAAGSDAAPALVLQRSPATSPLP